A stretch of Cicer arietinum cultivar CDC Frontier isolate Library 1 chromosome 5, Cicar.CDCFrontier_v2.0, whole genome shotgun sequence DNA encodes these proteins:
- the LOC101493527 gene encoding probable polygalacturonase, whose protein sequence is MLLLSSNSITSTFLLFIFFFNFSSVFSTYTETCSGIVPFRQRGDTVSITDFGGIGDGKTLNTKAFREAIYRIRHLKRRGGTLLYVPPGVYLTESFNVTSHMTLYLAAGAVIKATQRYSNWPLIAPLPSYGRGRELPGGRYISFIHGDGVRDVIITGENGTIDGQGDVWWNMWRQRTLQFTRPNLVEFINSENIIISNVIFKNSPFWNIHPVYCSNVVVRYVTILAPRDSPNTDGIDPDSSSNVCIEDSYISTGDDLVAVKSGWDEYGISYGRPSYGITIRRLTGSSPFAGIAIGSETSGGVENILAEHINLFNMGVGIHIKTNIGRGGFIKNITVSNVYIENARQGIKIAGDVGDHPDENFDPNALPVVKGITVKNVWGVKVLQAGLIHGLRDSPFTEICFYDINFHGVTGPRSPPWKCSDVFGFSHQVSPWPCSQLSSQQPGSCTNYS, encoded by the exons ATGCTTCTTCTCTCATCAAATTCCATCACCTCCACTTTTCTCctctttattttcttcttcaatttctCTTCAGTCTTCTCTACATACACTGAAACATGCTCCGGCATAGTTCCATTTCGACAGCGCGGCGATACGGTTTCCATAACCGATTTCGGTGGCATCGGCGACGGTAAAACGCTGAACACGAAGGCGTTTAGAGAAGCAATTTACCGGATTCGGCACTTAAAGAGACGCGGTGGAACGCTACTTTATGTGCCTCCTGGTGTTTACTTAACGGAAAGCTTCAATGTGACTAGTCATATGACTCTTTATCTTGCTGCTGGTGCTGTTATCAAAGCCACACAG AGGTATTCAAATTGGCCTTTAATTGCACCCTTACCATCTTATGGAAGAGGAAGGGAGCTCCCTGGAGGAAGGTATATAAGTTTTATCCACGGCGATGGAGTTCGCGATGTAATAATCACAG GTGAGAATGGTACAATTGATGGGCAAGGAGATGTGTGGTGGAACATGTGGAGGCAAAGAACTCTTCAATTTACAAGACCAAACCTCGTTGAATTTATCAATtctgaaaatattattatttcaaatgtcattttcaaGAATTCTCCCTTCTGGAATATACATCCAGTTTACTGCAG CAATGTTGTTGTTCGATATGTCACAATTTTGGCGCCCCGTGACTCTCCTAACACCGATGGAATCGATCCAG ATTCAAGCTCAAATGTCTGCATAGAGGACTCATATATATCAACAGGAGATGATCTTGTGGCAGTGAAAAGTGGATGGGATGAATACGGTATTTCATACGGTCGCCCTAGCTACGGTATCACCATCCGGCGTCTAACCGGGTCATCTCCATTTGCCGGCATTGCAATAGGCAGTGAAACATCAGGTGGAGTAGAGAACATACTTGCTGAGCACATTAACCTCTTCAACATGGGAGTTGGTATCCACATCAAAACAAACATTGGAAGAGGAGGATTTATCAAGAACATAACAGTGTCTAATGTTTATATTGAAAATGCTAGACAAGGAATAAAAATTGCTGGTGATGTAGGGGATCACCCAGATGAAAATTTTGATCCTAATGCTCTACCAGTTGTGAAGGGAATCACAGTTAAGAATGTTTGGGGTGTGAAGGTTTTGCAAGCTGGTTTGATACATGGGTTAAGAGATTCACCTTTTACTGAGATTTGTTTCTATGATATTAATTTTCATGGTGTGACAGGTCCTAGATCTCCTCCTTGGAAGTGTTCTGATGTGTTTGGATTTTCTCATCAGGTTAGTCCATGGCCATGTTCTCAGTTGAGTAGTCAACAGCCTGGATCATGTACCAATTACTCCTGA